ACTGATACACCAGGGGAAGAGTTCACTGGTCTTGCCCGCATCTGGACCACACGTCCACTGCGCGCACGCAGAGGTTGAAGGTCTTTCCAGATTGGAGTGGTTCTCTCAACTCCTGAGGCATGTTCTTGAACATGGAACCTCTGTGGTTTCGCTGTCAGCGTTGGCTCAATCGGTCTCTGATGCTCCCGGGTGTGCCGTGAGGGATGGAAGAGTTCCGGGAAGGACTTCAACGGTCGCAGTCCAGGTGACTGAATGAAGATACTCCTTCTTTCACCACCACAGCAGAATATCTACGGAAGATTTGGGCCCCCGTATGCTCCTCTGGGCCTTTTGCAGATTGGCGCATGTCTCAGGGCCGCAGTCCATGACGTAGAGTTTCTGGACATGGCACTCTATCCAGGGGAGTTTCGTGCAAGACTGAAAAGCTTCAGGCCAGAGATGGTGTGTATAACTTCAGTCACTCCCACATTTCCGAGCGCCCTGGAAATTGCACGAGTTGTAAAGAGTGAGTCAAGCGCGCACGTCGTTTTTGGTGGTCCACATGTGAGCATCCTTCCAGAGGAGCCGCTCAAAACTGGCAAGGTCGATTTTGTGGTGGTGGGGGAGGGCGAAGAGACAGTTGTGGAACTTGCACAAGCGATAAGGGGTGGAGACCCCTGTCAGGTAACTGGTTTGTGCATGCGCTCGAATGGAGAGACATTCTTGACCGGTCGCAGAAGACCGATTGAAAAACTGGACACCCTTCCCTTTCCTGATTGGACTCTCATCCGACACATAGGCGCCTATGCGCCGCCTGAAGCGTACAGCAGGAGGGTGTTCACAATTATGACATCCAGGGGGTGCCCATTTGACTGCTCTTTCTGTGTGTCATCCAAGCTCTTCGGGAAGAAAATCAGAAGAAGAAGCGTCCAGAACGTTCTGGCTGAGATGGTGAGCTTAGTACGAAACCAGGAGGCAGCCGAGATCCACTTTGCCGATGACTGCTTCACGTCGAACAGGAAGTGGGTCCTTGACTTTTGTGATGCGGTCGAAAGGGAGAAGCTGAGAATCAACCTTTCATTTATGAATGGGCTGAGAGCAGATGAGGTTGATGAAGAGGTACTTGCGGCACTCAAGAATGCCGGAGTCAGGACCGTGGGATTTGGGGTTGAGACCGGCAACAAGAGTCTGATGGAAAAATCTGGCAAACGTCTCTCTCTTGATGCTGTTGAGAAGGCCTTCGAGATTTCAAGAAAGATGGGTTTGAACACCTGGGGTTTCTTCATCATAGGTTTTCCAAAAGAGACGCGGAAACAGGCTTTGGCCACTTTCGCTCTGGCTCGCAGGTTAGATCCCGACTTTGCCAAGTTTTTTCCTCTGGTCCCATATCCCGGAAGCGAAGTCTTCGAGGAAATGGAAGATGCTGGACTTCTTGGCTGTCACGATTGGGCAAGCTATGGACTGTACAGCGGGTATGTTCCTACACTTTCTCAAATGAGCTCTACTGAGGTGGCTGATCTGGTAAGAACATTCTACAAGAAGTTCTATCTGAGACCGAGGAAGTTCTTCCTCAGGCTGTTGAGAGTCAGGTCCGTGGTTGAGCTGTGGTTGAATTTGAGGATGGTTCTGTTTCTGGGCCGCAGGTTTGTGGGCAAGGAGGCGTAGCATGAGGTTCAGGAGAGAGGAAGCTGAAGGATCTGTTTTTGCCTCTCCTCCGTCGGCTGATGCCGACGAAGGATCCAAAATGCCTCGTCTTTTCTCTGGAAAAGCCGGTCCTTTTGGACTCCATTGGGCATCGATGGCTGTCAGTTTCACCCTCCCAATGGCAATATACACTCTCACCGCTTGTCGCACAGTCTACTGGGGTGATACGGGAGAATTCCTGGTCGCGGCAATCGGGCTTGGAATACCTCACTCGCCCGGCACACCACTCTATCCCCTCCTGGGTAGGGTCTTTTCACTTCTTCCTCTGGCCGGAACAGTCTTGTGGGTCAATCTGATGTCTGCCTTTTTCGCATCTGTCTCTGCCCTTTTGGTCTACTTTATCGTCCTGCACGCATCTCTTGCCCGTGAGAGCACATCACGGTCCTGTGCAATCGCAGGGGGCCTTGTCGCTTCGTTGGTCTGGGCTTTCACCAACTCCCTCTGGTCCTACTCAACGGTCGCGGAGGTGTACACGCTCCAGTTAGCGTTCGTATGTGGGCTGACTCTTATTGGACTGAAGCTGCATTTGCCGAAGGGTAGCAACCTTAGTCTGCTCCCTTTATTCTTCTTTCTTTTCGGGCTGAGCCTCACCAACAATATTACTGTACTCCTCCTGGCTTTTGCATTTGCAGTCCTGATATGGCGTCCTTTCTTTGCGCTCGGAGCAAAATGGAAGACGCTCGTACTATTTCTGTTTGTGCTCGGTCTGACTCCATATCTTTATATGCCGCTCAGGTCCATACACAATCCGGCCATCGACTGGGGAAATCCAGAGACGACGTCGCAGTTCATGTGGGTATTGACGGCCCGGGAGTTCTCGAGAAATATGCTGGGACTCAAATATGCCCTGACAGGGGGAATCTTCAAGGCTTTCATGATCTACCTTAAGCTCTTGCTTTCCGATATATCCACGGCAGGTTTGGTTCTTTCCATCATTGGCGCAGTATCTCTTTTTCTGACGTCAAAAAGGATTCTTCTTTTCTTCGCGCTCATGTACGTCATAAACCTTGCCTACTCCTTTGCATTTGGCGCTGACCTGGAGCTGGAGGCATATCTCTTGCCTTCCCTTTTGGTTCTGGTGGTGCTTCTGGGAATGGGAGCGGCAAGGCTCGTCTCCTTCGGAAGGAAGAGATTTGGTCTGCTCATTTTTGCAGTCGTTCTTCTCACTCCCTTGACCATGCTCATTTCCCGTTACGAAGAAAGAGACCTGAAGGGCAACAGTTATGCAGAAGAGACAGGAAACGGTCTCATCTCTTCAATAGATGAAGGCGCACCTTTTTTCACAGAGAATACTGTGGATCTATTCACCGCCCTGTATGTCCAATCTATCAAAGGAGTCCGGCCAGATGTGCCCCTGATCTACTTACCCTACCTGAAGTATGAGTGGTACAGGGAGCAGGTTGCTCAGAGATTTGGAATGGACATTCCTCAAAACGAAGTCCGACTCATCGAACTGATGCAAGCAAAGGGGGCATATTACACTCCCCTCGACAAGATCACTATCCCTTACAATCTTCTCATTCCGGACGGGATCAGGTTCAAAGTGGTTTCTGACTCACTTACCAGTGATTTGATTTCTGCCAGTGATTCCAGGATGGCCAGTATCGATTTTGATCGCGAGACAAAAGATTATGATACCAGGCGCCATTTCGCAATGATCCACTCATATCTGGGTGAGTACTTCTTTCTGGGGGGAAGGTCCGACCTCTCCTCTAGAGAGTACCATAGGGCAGCCGAGATTATGCCGAAGAACAGTGAAATCCAATTGAACCTGGCTATTGCCCTGGAGCGGTCAGGGAGATTGGATGAGGCCTTTTCCGCATACCAGAGGTGTTTCTCTCTTGGCGGCAATAGACTGAGAATTCTGAAGGGGCTAGGAAAGGTCAGTCTGAAGCAGGAGAACGCGGCGGCTGCCAGAGACTACCTGCTCAAGGCTGCATCCTTAGATGTGACGGATGCCTTCATCTTCTACAATCTGGGTCTGGCACACCTGAAGATGGGGGACTTCAGGGCTGCCGCAAAGGCGAACCTGAAGGCTATCGAACTCAAACCTCTTTTTCCTGAGGTCCACGTGAATCTTGGGATCTCATATTTGAACATGGGGCAATTGCCTCAGGCAGTGGCACATCTCAGGAAGGCCATCTCTGCAGATTCTGTCCATATCCCGGCATACATAAAT
The candidate division TA06 bacterium DNA segment above includes these coding regions:
- a CDS encoding radical SAM protein yields the protein MKILLLSPPQQNIYGRFGPPYAPLGLLQIGACLRAAVHDVEFLDMALYPGEFRARLKSFRPEMVCITSVTPTFPSALEIARVVKSESSAHVVFGGPHVSILPEEPLKTGKVDFVVVGEGEETVVELAQAIRGGDPCQVTGLCMRSNGETFLTGRRRPIEKLDTLPFPDWTLIRHIGAYAPPEAYSRRVFTIMTSRGCPFDCSFCVSSKLFGKKIRRRSVQNVLAEMVSLVRNQEAAEIHFADDCFTSNRKWVLDFCDAVEREKLRINLSFMNGLRADEVDEEVLAALKNAGVRTVGFGVETGNKSLMEKSGKRLSLDAVEKAFEISRKMGLNTWGFFIIGFPKETRKQALATFALARRLDPDFAKFFPLVPYPGSEVFEEMEDAGLLGCHDWASYGLYSGYVPTLSQMSSTEVADLVRTFYKKFYLRPRKFFLRLLRVRSVVELWLNLRMVLFLGRRFVGKEA
- a CDS encoding DUF2723 domain-containing protein, encoding MRFRREEAEGSVFASPPSADADEGSKMPRLFSGKAGPFGLHWASMAVSFTLPMAIYTLTACRTVYWGDTGEFLVAAIGLGIPHSPGTPLYPLLGRVFSLLPLAGTVLWVNLMSAFFASVSALLVYFIVLHASLARESTSRSCAIAGGLVASLVWAFTNSLWSYSTVAEVYTLQLAFVCGLTLIGLKLHLPKGSNLSLLPLFFFLFGLSLTNNITVLLLAFAFAVLIWRPFFALGAKWKTLVLFLFVLGLTPYLYMPLRSIHNPAIDWGNPETTSQFMWVLTAREFSRNMLGLKYALTGGIFKAFMIYLKLLLSDISTAGLVLSIIGAVSLFLTSKRILLFFALMYVINLAYSFAFGADLELEAYLLPSLLVLVVLLGMGAARLVSFGRKRFGLLIFAVVLLTPLTMLISRYEERDLKGNSYAEETGNGLISSIDEGAPFFTENTVDLFTALYVQSIKGVRPDVPLIYLPYLKYEWYREQVAQRFGMDIPQNEVRLIELMQAKGAYYTPLDKITIPYNLLIPDGIRFKVVSDSLTSDLISASDSRMASIDFDRETKDYDTRRHFAMIHSYLGEYFFLGGRSDLSSREYHRAAEIMPKNSEIQLNLAIALERSGRLDEAFSAYQRCFSLGGNRLRILKGLGKVSLKQENAAAARDYLLKAASLDVTDAFIFYNLGLAHLKMGDFRAAAKANLKAIELKPLFPEVHVNLGISYLNMGQLPQAVAHLRKAISADSVHIPAYINLAQVYVFMDSLETAMAVLEAGAAGAASSRDLRMIEGKLMELRELSKSLDKK